A single Triticum dicoccoides isolate Atlit2015 ecotype Zavitan chromosome 2A, WEW_v2.0, whole genome shotgun sequence DNA region contains:
- the LOC119356506 gene encoding disease resistance protein RGA2-like, with amino-acid sequence MSGLLGTVVDAAIGWLVESILGSFFTGQMEAWTHEIGLAEDVEKLKFEMRYVEMVLAAARGRRIDNMPLAQSLADLKELLYDSEDVMDELDYYRLQQQIEKGKGCSAPTGTKPEESYVSSSPLSSVVKLVRSTTSQITDWISRGRKRKREEEGPAHCNMLPFEMKDSISKRINVIVNLLRSNGNSVQGALQLEILRPIATSSKCQNISRNTCMTTSLSTECQMYGRDAERDEIIAQLIKGGSSDLNVFPVVGIGGIGKTTLARYVYHDKRIKDHFDLQMWVCVSTNFDIVGLTIQILEHVCEDRPYEKKSSLNKLQEILLENIRNKRFLLVLDDMWEDKDRSGWIKLLAPLKSNQANGCMVLATTRTKSVAKMIGTMGEITLSGLDEKEFWLFFKACAFRNVNCRHHPSLQFIGKQIAKVLKGCPLAARSVGALLSTDVSYQHWTAVRDKWKSLQEYDDDILPILKLSYDHLPVHLQRCFSYCSLFPEDYQFNGKELVHAWISQNFVQRKDPTIRLEETGHAYLERLVDLGFFQKDGSHYIMHDLMHVLAGTVSANECATIDGLKSESIQATVRHLSIITTNFEEDEHGNNSSEKFDKILQKVSSWHKLRTLMLFGQSSIHLLGSLRTFCKRAKCLRFLSVSGVDIGSTNSLLNLFHLRYIMAYEVNNPAFRQALTSCYHLQVLDVGISGYLDVPADMNNLVNLRHLIAHEKVHHAIDCVGNMTSLQELKFKVQNVGSFQIGQLQSMNKLVLLGISQLENAKTKEEARGARLIDKEYLDKLSLSWENSSMNLQPEAAKDVLDGLQPHQNLKNLEITGYGGVTSPTWLSSTFSVTSLQILHLENCREWKILRSIEMPSLRKLTLIRMLNIMEISVPSLEELILIEMPKLEKCIGSYGMELTSHLRVLMIKNCPQLNEFTLFKSYSSFEAEQKSWFPSLSKLSIGQCPHIMNNWEILPLREMEALKELELMDLHVVRVSVPSLEKLVLAKMPSLEFCSSLTTFPPLQFLPSQGDPKEWSSNLRRLTIHNCPRLIVPHPLPPSALISELSIREVSKLPTMRINWRRFTIESNQLCVLDDSILAFDNLRGITSLEIKNCQNLVSLSSEFNQLFALEHLSIHDCHIFTKSNIMSEIAQENSTPACSLVLPSLKSVNIKSCGVTGRWLTQMVSHSKSLENLQLRNCPQIKFLSIGQPREAEGTSSLAYAVMTSAQDEQELKLPYNLVCSLKKLWIKESWDLEFCGGKRDFAGFTSLTELVLQGCPKLVSSLVGETKDDGAMEVGLLPPSLEDLSITSLPENLHSFTPQGLLHLKKLSLRDGPCLKSVQLHSCTALKQLEITGRVGLAVLEGFQFLSSLRSLAMEMNPELSCAWVVELQEQEQCSNQIQLLPPSLEELYIWNLTDRVQSHLLSCLSAMTSLAIQRSPELTSLQLGCCTAVKELEIGDCDLLASIEGLQFCVNLTSLKVFNSPGLVSWLKLVSQQQGASEIWSGLETLEIDDASVISMPFCKQLTSLTHLEFSSRGGKQGESLVSLTEEQERALQLLTSLQELRLCMCPNLSLLPANLHSLTSLETLSIMHCTCIRSLPDMGLPPSLRYLQLSNCSEELGMHCRIVATEKLRVMIDCQCVS; translated from the exons ATGTCAGGGTTGCTTGGCACGGTTGTTGACGCAGCAATAGGATGGCTGGTGGAAAGcatccttgggagcttcttcactgGACAGATGGAAGCATGGACTCATGAAATCGGGCTTGCTGAAGATGTGGAGAAGCTCAAATTTGAGATGAGGTACGTGGAGATGGTTCTTGCTGCTGCCAGGGGAAGGAGGATTGACAACATGCCTCTGGCCCAGTCACTGGCTGATCTCAAAGAACTACTTTATGACTCAGAGGACGTGATGGATGAGCTCGACTATTACCGACTCCAGCAACAGATCGAAAAAG ggaaaggttgtagtgctcctacTGGCACTAAGCCTGAGGAAAGCTATGTGTCCTCATCCCCTCTATCTTCTGTTGTTAAATTAGTACGCAGCACCACAAGCCAAATAACTGATTGGATCTCACGCGGCAGAAAAAGGAAACGTGAAGAGGAGGGGCCAGCTCATTGTAACATGCTGCCTTTTGAGATGAAAGATAGCATTTCTAAGAGGATCAATGTAATAGTGAATCTTCTACGCAGTAATGGCAATTCTGTGCAGGGGGCTCTTCAGCTTGAGATCTTGCGCCCCATTGCAACATCAAGTAAGTGTCAGAATATTTCAAGGAATACTTGCATGACAACTTCTCTTTCAACTGAATGTCAGATGTACGGAAGGGATGCAGAAAGGGATGAGATAATAGCTCAGTTGATAAAGGGGGGATCTAGTGATCTGAATGTTTTTCCAGTGGTTGGCATTGGTGGTATTGGGAAGACGACGCTTGCTAGATATGTATACCATGATAAAAGAATTAAAGATCATTTTGATTTGCAAATGTGGGTCTGTGTATCCACTAACTTCGATATAGTGGGGCTAACAATTCAGATCCTAGAGCATGTATGTGAAGATAGACCGTATGAGAAAAAAAGCAGCTTGAATAAATTGCAGGAGATCCTTTTGGAAAATATTAGAAACAAAAGATTTCTGCTTGTATTGGATGATATGTGGGAAGACAAGGACAGGAGTGGATGGATTAAACTCTTGGCTCCATTGAAAAGTAACCAAGCAAACGGTTGCATGGTACTAGCAACAACTAGAACAAAATCAGTGGCAAAAATGATAGGAACTATGGGTGAAATCACATTGAGTGGTCTGGATGAAAAGGAGTTTTGGCTGTTCTTCAAGGCATGTGCATTTCGCAATGTCAACTGCAGGCACCATCCTAGTTTACAATTTATTGGGAAACAAATTGCTAAAGTGCTAAAAGGCTGCCCACTAGCTGCACGAAGTGTTGGTGCACTTCTGAGCACAGATGTTAGCTATCAGCACTGGACGGCAGTTCGGGACAAATGGAAATCTCTTCAAGAATATGATGATGATATTTTACCCATCTTGAAGCTCAGTTATGATCATCTACCAGTTCACCTTCAGCGCTGTTTCTCATATTGCTCTCTGTTTCCAGAGGACTACCAATTTAATGGGAAAGAATTGGTCCATGCTTGGATATCACAAAATTTTGTGCAGCGCAAAGATCCTACCATAAGATTGGAGGAAACAGGGCACGCATATTTGGAAAGATTAGTGGATTTGGGCTTCTTCCAAAAGGATGGCTCACACTATATTATGCATGACCTAATGCACGTACTGGCTGGGACAGTTTCAGCAAATGAGTGTGCTACTATTGATGGATTGAAATCTGAATCAATTCAAGCAACTGTTCGGCATTTGTCTATCATAACTACTAATTTTGAGGAAGATGAACATGGCAACAATTCTAGCGAGAAGTTTGACAAAATACTTCAGAAGGTTAGTTCTTGGCACAAATTGAGGACCTTGATGTTGTTTGGGCAAAGCAGCATACATTTATTAGGGTCCTTGCGTACTTTTTGCAAGAGGGCTAAATGTTTAAGGTTCCTAAGTGTGTCAGGTGTTGACATCGGCTCTACAAACAGCTTGTTAAATCTGTTCCATCTTCGTTATATAATGGCATACGAAGTCAACAACCCTGCATTTCGTCAAGCTTTGACAAGTTGTTATCACCTTCAAGTACTGGATGTGGGCATTTCAGGCTATCTTGATGTACCTGCTGATATGAATAATCTTGTTAATCTGCGCCATCTTATTGCTCATGAGAAAGTGCACCATGCAATAGATTGTGTCGGCAACATGACCTCTCTCCAGGAGTTAAAATTCAAGGTTCAAAATGTTGGCAGTTTTCAGATAGGACAACTTCAGTCCATGAATAAGCTTGTATTACTTGGAATTTCTCAACTTGAAAATGCGAAGACTAAAGAAGAGGCAAGGGGGGCCAGGCTGATAGACAAAGAGTATCTAGATAAATTGTCGTTATCATGGGAGAATAGTAGCATGAATCTTCAACCTGAGGCTGCGAAAGATGTGCTTGATGGTCTTCAACCACATCAAAACCTCAAAAATCTAGAAATAACTGGATATGGTGGTGTTACCTCCCCAACCTGGCTTTCCAGTACTTTCTCAGTTACCTCACTGCAGATACTTCATCTAGAGAATTGCAGGGAATGGAAAATTCTTCGATCTATTGAAATGCCTTCCCTTAGGAAACTAACATTGATCAGGATGTTGAATATAATGGAAATCTCAGTTCCTTCTTTGGAAGAGTTGATCTTGATTGAGATGCCAAAATTGGAAAAATGTATCGGTTCTTATGGAATGGAATTGACCTCCCATCTAAGGGTTTTGATGATCAAGAATTGCCCTCAACTGAATGAGTTCACTCTTTTCAAGAGTTACTCTTCTTTCGAAGCTGAGCAGAAGTCATGGTTTCCGTCTCTCAGCAAACTCTCCATCGGGCAGTGTCCTCATATAATGAA CAACTGGGAAATCCTTCCACTAAGAGAAATGGAGGCGCTAAAggagttggagttgatggacctgcATGTTGTCAGAGTGTCAGTTCCTTCTCTGGAGAAGTTGGTGTTGGCTAAAATGCCAAGCCTGGAATTTTGCAGCAGTCTAACGACTTTTCCACCTCTGCAATTTTTACCTTCCCAAGGAGATCCAAAGGAGTGGTCATCTAACCTCCGTAGACTCACCATCCACAATTGCCCTCGTTTGATTGTGCCGCATCCTCTTCCGCCTTCTGCTCTAATTTCTGAGTTGTCCATCAGGGAGGTTTCTAAACttccaacaatgaggataaactggAGACGTTTCACTATCGAATCTAATCAGTTGTGTGTTCTGGATGATAGCATCTTGGCATTTGATAATCTTAGGGGCATAACATCATTGGAAATAAAAAATTGTCAAAATCTGGTCTCTCTTTCAAGTGAATTCAACCAGTTATTCGCTTTAGAGCATTTAAGTATACACGACTGCCATATTTTTACCAAGTCAAACATCATGTCAGAGATTGCCCAGGAAAACAGCACACCTGCATGCAGCCTTGTCCTCCCATCTCTCAAATCTGTCAATATTAAATCATGTGGAGTAACAGGGAGGTGGCTAACACAAATGGTTTCACATTCGAAGTCCCTTGAGAACTTGCAATTAAGGAACTGTCCACAGATAAAGTTTCTATCAATCGGTCAACCTAGAGAAGCGGAAGGAACCAGCAGTTTGGCTTATGCAGTGATGACTTCAGCCCAAGATGAACAGGAACTAAAACTGCCATATAATCTCGTATGTTCTCTCAAGAAATTATGGATTAAGGAAAGCTGGGATCTGGAGTTCTGTGGGGGTAAGAGAGACTTCGCAGGATTCACCTCTCTTACGGAGCTAGTCCTTCAAGGTTGCCCCAAGCTGGTCTCATCGTTGGTGGGTGAAACAAAAGATGATGGTGCCATGGAAGTTGGATTACtcccaccatcacttgaagaccttAGTATCACTTCTCTCCCAGAAAACTTGCATTCCTTCACTCCTCAAGGCCTTCTCCACCTCAAAAAGTTAAGTCTACGTGATGGCCCATGTTTGAAGTCTGTCCAGCTGCATTCCTGTACGGCCCTAAAGCAGCTGGAAATCACGGGGCGTGTCGGGCTGGCTGTACTGGAGGGCTTCCAGTTTCTCAGCTCCCTTCGAAGCTTGGCGATGGAGATGAATCCCGAGCTGTCTTGTGCATGGGTTGTCGAACTGCAGGAGCAAGAACAGTGCAGCAACCAAATTCAGCTGCTTCCTCCATCACTTGAAGAACTTTATATCTGGAATCTCACAGATAGGGTCCAGTCCCATCTTCTGTCCTGCCTTTCTGCCATGACCAGTCTAGCAATACAGAGAAGTCCAGAATTGACGTCTCTACAGCTGGGATGCTGCACGGCAGTGAAAGAGTTGGAAATTGGAGACTGCGACTTGCTTGCGTCGATCGAGGGCCTCCAGTTCTGTGTAAACCTGACATCCTTGAAAGTATTTAACTCCCCTGGCCTAGTTTCCTGGTTGAAGCTTGTGTCGCAGCAGCAAGGGGCCTCTGAGATCTGGTCTGGACTGGAAACTCTTGAGATTGATGACGCATCTGTCATTTCCATGCCCTTCTGCAAACAGCTCACATCTCTAACACACCTAGAGTTCAGTTCTCGGGGTGGTAAACAGGGAGAGAGCTTGGTGAGTTTAACAGAGGAACAAGAGAGAGCATTACAGCTTCTAACCTCCCTGCAAGAACTTCGATTGTGCATGTGCCCGAATCTCTCATTACTTCCTGCAAACTTACATAGCTTGACCTCCCTTGAGACATTATCTATCATGCATTGTACGTGCATCAGAAGTCTGCCAGACATGGGCCTCCCACCTTCACTCAGATACCTTCAGTTATCCAATTGCAGTGAGGAGTTAGGTATGCACTGCAGAATTGTAGCAACGGAGAAGCTAAGGGTCATGATTGATTGTCAGTGTGTGAGTTAA